Part of the Chanodichthys erythropterus isolate Z2021 chromosome 13, ASM2448905v1, whole genome shotgun sequence genome is shown below.
GCTCAGTGGTGATGCTGCTCATCTCAAAACCTGGACCTTTCCAAGTGTTCGTCATTAACGAGAAGGGCCAGACCAAAACTTTTGATGTTGATGTCAATGAGACCGTAGATCAGCTCCAGACTAAGATCTTCCAGAAAGAGAGAGTCCCCAAGGATCAGCAGCGACTGGTTTTCAACGGCAGACAACTGGAGGCTGGCAATAAGTTGCAAGACTACGGCATCACATCTGGAAGCACCATTCACATGACTCTCCGTCTCCGAGGTGGTTAATCGGTGTGAATGTGTGCAAAAAGAGAACGTTAAGTCgttatgtgtgtttatgtaaatgCTGTAAATATGACAGGCATACTTGACGATGTAACGTTGATTGTTACGTCATATGTCTTAAAAAGGCTAATATAAttccattaattaaaaaaaatgtaagagtATTTATCTGcattactgtatattttatagtaatttaatgatatttcactgtattttgcattgtaaataaaataaatgctcgAAACATTCCCAAGCAGAGCTTCAGTTTTTACCATAGTTTTCAATCTTTTAGATGCCACGGACCCCCATCATCATTTTTTTCGCCGCTAGGGGTCGCTAAACTCTTCAACAAAGGCGTAGATTGATGACGCAGTGAATGAGTGTGGAATCAGGggatatgaggacatttcattcTACCGAACTACTCGCAAAGCTGAAATATTTCTAATACAGTTTAGTTTATTTGTGAGGTAACGCAGCACTGTTTCACTTGGTCTTACGTTACACTATCATATTAAActgcatttgagtgtgttgaaagttgtaaTGTTATTCCCCTATGTGTTATTCTATTAGTTTGTTGGCTGTATGAGACTAACAGTAAGCTAGATCAACATTAGAATATCATACTGATGATATTCTAACATTTCatcgtgttgagctatataacattgatTAGTCTTATGTTGCCTACATTTGCTTACCTTGTCTAATAACGTGCAAGGGCGGCTTCTCTGTCAAGTCAAAGTTGTCGC
Proteins encoded:
- the LOC137034254 gene encoding uncharacterized protein, encoding MELKIKLLGGDVRSLEVRDNATVGELKQLISHLFNVPPNSKQKLSSENGHRISLDDDSRSLSTYGLCSGSVVMLLISKPGPFQVFVINEKGQTKTFDVDVNETVDQLQTKIFQKERVPKDQQRLVFNGRQLEAGNKLQDYGITSGSTIHMTLRLRGG